Proteins found in one Agaribacterium sp. ZY112 genomic segment:
- a CDS encoding DUF2788 domain-containing protein, whose translation MSPLNDWINEWGTAVGVGALISFMIFIMWDLAKKSNAGKFGTAIIFAGLGLGIFGFLIKVAIQYGMESAGV comes from the coding sequence ATGTCACCGTTAAACGATTGGATTAATGAATGGGGCACCGCTGTTGGTGTTGGTGCGTTAATATCCTTTATGATTTTTATCATGTGGGATCTGGCTAAAAAAAGTAATGCTGGAAAATTTGGCACTGCTATTATTTTTGCCGGCCTTGGCTTAGGGATTTTTGGTTTTTTAATAAAGGTAGCGATTCAATATGGAATGGAATCGGCAGGGGTATAG
- the traF gene encoding conjugal transfer protein TraF, translating to MSLLCRSLLCFGSLLLGTYSFAAGTGIFDARSLAMGGTTTASANLENAPFYNPALLSFHDKREEDSQSGRLFFPSIVLQESRALNDAINLHEQDLYDRVTSAVDAFNLDQNNNNAQTVLDLTREVQTETDKLGDQVYLAEALIGITLVQPSEHEGGAFYFNQRSISAGTADITDEDKQLLNNYIETLDFIISGGSQGAEHPELYIDGNPNNGLLDPRDNLSSNADLGSILVSEWGVSFAKQFPVFKQNVSFGFTPKLTRVSVFRNNFDFSDSSVELDYDEETFSSINLDLGIATEIKENFRLGLAIKDVFGKNYKSENDLEVKLRPQASLGAAYISNKYLIGIDLDLNESQALANEQATQYTSIGADITLVKDIWLRLGYRSDLNNTISDVASFGLAFKIKRFVMEGAYAHGDDVRGAAFQMGYAF from the coding sequence ATGAGTTTACTTTGTCGTAGCCTCCTTTGCTTTGGTAGCTTATTACTAGGCACTTATAGTTTTGCAGCCGGAACCGGAATATTTGATGCTCGAAGCTTAGCTATGGGAGGGACGACAACAGCCAGTGCCAACTTAGAAAATGCTCCTTTCTATAACCCAGCCCTTTTATCCTTTCACGATAAGCGTGAAGAGGACTCTCAAAGCGGCAGACTGTTTTTCCCGTCAATCGTTTTACAAGAAAGTCGAGCTCTTAACGATGCCATCAATCTACATGAGCAAGACCTCTATGATCGAGTAACAAGCGCCGTAGATGCCTTTAACCTTGATCAAAATAACAACAACGCACAAACCGTGCTTGATCTCACACGAGAAGTGCAAACTGAAACCGATAAGTTAGGAGATCAAGTTTATCTCGCTGAAGCACTCATAGGTATTACCCTTGTGCAGCCAAGTGAACACGAAGGCGGAGCCTTTTATTTTAACCAACGCAGCATAAGTGCAGGCACCGCCGATATTACTGATGAGGATAAGCAACTACTCAATAATTATATCGAAACCCTCGATTTTATAATCAGCGGAGGCAGTCAGGGCGCAGAACACCCAGAGCTATATATAGATGGAAACCCGAATAATGGTTTGCTTGACCCTCGAGACAACTTAAGTTCAAACGCAGACTTGGGCTCTATCCTTGTATCTGAATGGGGAGTCTCATTTGCAAAACAGTTTCCCGTTTTCAAACAAAACGTATCATTTGGCTTCACGCCTAAATTAACCCGAGTATCGGTCTTTAGAAACAACTTTGATTTTTCTGACAGCTCTGTTGAACTTGATTACGATGAAGAAACATTTTCATCGATCAATTTAGATTTAGGTATTGCTACAGAAATTAAAGAAAACTTTCGCTTAGGCCTTGCTATCAAGGATGTATTCGGTAAAAACTATAAAAGTGAAAACGACCTTGAAGTTAAATTACGCCCGCAAGCAAGCCTAGGGGCTGCCTACATCTCCAACAAGTATTTAATTGGTATTGACCTAGACCTAAACGAAAGCCAAGCACTTGCAAATGAGCAGGCGACTCAATATACGAGCATCGGCGCTGATATCACTCTAGTTAAAGATATATGGTTACGCTTGGGTTATCGCTCCGATCTGAACAATACCATCAGTGATGTAGCTTCTTTTGGATTGGCTTTTAAAATAAAACGCTTTGTTATGGAAGGAGCTTATGCTCATGGAGACGATGTAAGAGGAGCTGCTTTTCAAATGGGTTATGCTTTTTAA